One uncultured Desulfovibrio sp. genomic window carries:
- a CDS encoding glycosyltransferase family 1 protein, whose amino-acid sequence MKVPPVLIFFDATPLALWEQADIHKVGIGRMATRTLRALLLRDDVHVELVCPCGMEEFVQRFQAKNNWACKADVIAIAQPPRRGRFLHLKEWAKKLGRKLLAPLPSKLQGGIKRLAKVCPFASYARPDKTLRKVVSSRLPAQGVAVWFSCFQPIPESIAHIPGLQTHVVLHDIIPLRLTSKHPFQAPCLDLMNQHLQKADVIWANSQFTRSDFLEYFSAEHKNNVYVALHGGGDHFRPSCPEQITASLTMYGVPEQDPYFVCLATLEPRKGLSIVIKAFKRLAEKRTDIHLILIGQNGWNCGKILREGAETGRIHLTGFASDQTVAALLTGCHGFLYMSEYEGFGLPVLEAMSCGAPVIAAASTSLLEVADNAAILVPPGDVASLSRNMLRLLDDPELRADLRHRGLIWAPKFTWKRFVETILRGIKARKEESTSVH is encoded by the coding sequence ATGAAGGTTCCTCCTGTCTTAATTTTTTTTGACGCGACACCCTTGGCCCTTTGGGAGCAAGCAGATATCCATAAAGTAGGTATCGGGCGGATGGCCACGCGAACCCTTAGGGCGTTGCTCCTTCGTGACGATGTCCATGTTGAACTTGTGTGCCCGTGCGGCATGGAAGAATTCGTACAGCGTTTTCAGGCCAAAAATAATTGGGCATGCAAGGCAGATGTCATCGCTATTGCGCAGCCTCCAAGGAGAGGGCGTTTTTTACACCTAAAGGAGTGGGCCAAGAAGCTGGGCCGTAAGCTCCTCGCTCCTTTACCGAGCAAGCTGCAGGGCGGGATCAAGCGTCTGGCGAAAGTTTGCCCGTTTGCATCTTACGCTCGGCCAGATAAAACGCTACGGAAAGTTGTGTCTTCGCGTTTACCTGCACAGGGCGTAGCTGTTTGGTTCTCTTGTTTTCAGCCAATACCAGAGAGTATTGCCCACATCCCAGGTCTGCAGACACATGTAGTGTTACACGATATTATTCCCTTACGCTTGACATCCAAACACCCATTCCAAGCTCCATGTCTGGATCTTATGAACCAGCACCTGCAAAAGGCAGATGTTATCTGGGCTAATTCTCAGTTTACCAGATCTGATTTTCTTGAGTATTTCTCCGCTGAGCACAAGAACAATGTATACGTGGCCTTGCACGGCGGCGGAGATCATTTTCGGCCATCGTGTCCAGAGCAAATTACCGCCAGCCTTACGATGTACGGCGTACCTGAGCAAGATCCTTACTTCGTGTGCCTTGCCACACTTGAGCCCCGAAAAGGACTCTCGATTGTAATCAAAGCCTTTAAGCGCCTCGCTGAAAAACGAACGGACATCCATTTGATCCTGATCGGGCAAAATGGGTGGAATTGCGGCAAAATTTTGCGGGAAGGGGCAGAGACCGGGCGCATTCATCTGACTGGTTTTGCATCAGACCAAACTGTAGCTGCACTTTTGACCGGTTGTCATGGTTTTTTATACATGTCTGAATATGAGGGCTTCGGGCTCCCCGTATTGGAAGCCATGTCTTGCGGAGCCCCGGTCATAGCAGCTGCAAGCACTTCACTATTGGAAGTTGCCGACAATGCAGCGATTCTTGTACCACCGGGCGACGTAGCCTCTCTTAGCCGTAACATGTTGCGACTCCTTGACGATCCAGAATTGCGGGCAGATTTGAGGCACCGAGGCTTAATCTGGGCACCGAAATTCACTTGGAAAAGATTTGTTGAAACTATCCTGAGGGGCATTAAGGCAAGGAAAGAAGAAAGTACTTCTGTCCATTAG